The DNA window gtaCATGTATTTTTCTAcccattttaaaatttataatttgcaACTTAAAAAAGTGTGCAAATGGGTAATTATGTTTGTtatgtttgtttttttgctttttgCTTTTTCCTTAATTTTCACTTTAGTGTaagtttaaataaaattcttAAGTCATTCATGAAACAACGTACgcacacatatatgtaagcaggcatataaaaatgtatataaaatttcacatattttttattaactgtacatgtaaaaatgtatacaaaaatatgtagaaaatatacgcataaatatatgcaagatatatgcaatacccacatattttatgataaaaaaatattttatgatgaCATTTCTTTAGCagcaataattttttcttgtcCACAAGCTGAAAGAACACTAACTAATACTGATTTTCCACTATCAAATAAGTTACGAATTTGCTTAGCGACATCATCAAAATTACCTTCTGAATCTTTGGGTAAACTTAAATCATCTTTTGTATCACCATTATCAAAAAGTAATGACACAAATCCATCTTCAGTAATATCAATTAATTGCAATTCAGTTCTTTTTACAACTGGTACATCCATATTATGTGAAGTTGGGCATATatcttcatatttttttccagtGAAAATATCTATACCTACAATATGTGCTTTTGCATGACCATGCTTACCAGTTTTGGAAGTTGAATAATCAACAACTTTACATGGATGTTCTTTCAACATAACATgcccattttttttaatagcaCCTGCTTGTACAGGATAAGTTTGTGATGCTCCTGCatcaatattatcataAGTTTCGTGATCtgacatttttaaataatttttttttttaaatacaaaatgtttggtaataaatatgtaccTATAAAtacttaaatatttatttgtttatattttttaactatttttttaaaattataataaattattaatataataaattatatagaaaatttatCTCTATTTGTGTTTTCCTATAAAAccttaaaattttttatattattaaaaagcgTAATTCAAAATctgtttaaataaattatattattaaaatgtataaaatttttatataatatggtatttctttattcatatattttcttcccttatatattttgtttttttgcaATTCCCCGTTTTTTTCTCAccttattttatatttttaaagcaattcttatgcatatatagcTACAAAATATTTGCAAAATATAACACTACTTATGTTGCTACTGgtcatataatttgtttcttcatatatatatgcatacaattcatcatattttaaaataataataatcttTAACCCTTTATAAAAGGGAATGCATAATGCATATCCAgccaattattattttactcATATGGCTGTTTGCATATGTACTATTATACCCCCTCCtctttaattaattttgatGAGCAAATTCAAACGCGCCacttttacaaaataaggGCTATATGCCATAATTGTACGTgtcaatattatatatatatatatattatattatattattttaaaaataaataaaatcaatAGTAGCTAATAATTGCAAATGGTCACTTTCGGGTACCCAACGAATAATAAGTCAGTCATATCATATAgccataaaaaatgcataagTCAATAGTAACATAAAATTTgggtattattattttttttttttttttcaattttttacttttacaCTATCCCACTTTATaccaaaataatgaaagtGGAGAAAAAggttcgttttttttaaatatccattttattttaataatggaaaatagtgagaaaaaaaaattatatatattattatatatgttaacATGGCTATTTGAATATTTCACTAGGGCATACTTTACATATTTCaatcataatatatgcaattcATTCacacattttaaaatggtATACCtctcttttatttattttccgtTTATTTTACAATGTAGTACTCTAAGAAATGATGgcccaaataaaaatgccaCCACAAGTGTAGatatagatataataatattgttttcAAAGCATAAATGGTCTACCCTTTTAATAcgaaatttttaatataaataattaaagttcttaaaattttaagtaCATATATAGTCGTTTTGTCTTACGAAAAAGGTCAATATGCCATTATTAACAACTTATGCgaataaatcaaaaaacaatttctaaaaattgtaaCACTACATTTCTACAATCATTCTTCAACTTATATAAAGTCCGGTAAGCTATTTGGGATCTTATTtagaatattattaaaatctAAAAGTTGTACAGAAATAGTAAGCCGATCAATGCAGGTTATCATTCGAaaagtttatttattttatttttttttctcatcAATGTTCGTCCCTTTTTAATACCTCCTTCAACTTGACTCCTCAAAAATGCCATGAGATAAGACACTAATATccaaactaaaaaaaaaaaaaaaaaaaaaatgtggaAATGGCTCGAAAAATGGTACTTCcctaatattttgtaaaaaccTACttgataatgaaaaaattgtgCTTATAgatgaaaaatttattgaGCTTGggatcataaaaaaaatactaggGTCTTTAAAagtgtgaaaaaaaaaatttgataaaaatgtgatATGCTTTATGATTgtgtaattatttatatttatcaatttATGGGTGCTAACCTATTGGATTTATTGTTTTGCTGACCAAATAAAAGACTTGACTAATTGCAGTAGCAATAGGTAATGAGCACAAAAATGAAacgatatatttatcaaatgTTCTACAAAATAGTaaccatatatttatacacatTTAATAATGTTGTATAATCTTGAAATGTATGGAagttatatacattatctttttttttatatgacaTTACATTGATATCGGGCTTTTCAAATGAGTgttagaaaatatttttggaaacattttaataatcaTTAGTGATATCAAACTTAGAACAATTAAATGGATAAGCTTTAAAATGATGTAATACTTTCCTCTCAGTacttcaaaataaaaaaaaatacaaattcttttataatatttatcatatgtatagtctttttttattatttttacgaGACTAacaattcatatatatgtatccACTAAATCCATAATCGAAAATGTTTGCTCCATCCCCACTGATATATGTTACAACATCGTATAACAATTTAGAGATAATCTGAAAAATAAGAACCATATATTTAGTTCAGTTCTGTATGTATCACTATACACACTTATTTTAACTAAGTCGTTTATTTCGTATGAgttatccatttttatatatccaATCTATTTTCTACtctgatttttttttctttttagtACGtacaaaacaaaatatgtaacGGGTATATTTGTGCAAGAAATTAATCTCGCAGTCGGAACTCCCCCACAAAAAAACCAGCACTGAAAagtaagaaaataaaaaatggaaaataaaaacgagaaaaacaaaataatgacaaaataaagaataacttcattttttccacCTGCTACTACCAGGGGCAAGGACGTAACAAACCCAATGTTTAAAATCCCGTTAAACAGGAAGAATGAGACCAACAGTGCAAAATAAGCTATAAATTTAAGGAAATGCACACACAATATGTTCTAattcacatatatatatgtaacaCCCATTGTAAGTGCACAACAAACAATAAGCATACCCcataatgatgataaagTTAAATTAGCTTTATTTCTTGCATAacctaaaaataataaatttaatgatatataacttttttattttattcaatattatattatttttaataattatgtctaatttagtatataaaatatgttcttTTACTCACCAAAAATTCCTATGTATGCAAAATAtgggaataaaaataatgacaataaagatatatatactcTCATAATACTATTGGAAACCTTCAATTTTCAattacatataattaaaaaaaaaaaatttttttttatgcttaAATTAGCTAGCTATTAAAATGggcaatatttttttggtgAGTacccatatatataaccaaAATACAATTctatatgttttaataaattatatttgtaaatatataacctGATTAATTGAGTATGCTTTGTCTATTGTTCTGTTCCATATGTCTGTACCGTAATTcgttcaaaaaaatataataaaaatcaaaatgagAAATATGACTAGgaattttcatttactACATATATATCGACGGCATACACCTACTGTCTATACATACTGGTACATACACTATTTATTAAACTattcaatattttattagtagtaaaaaaattaataaaacaaaattattgaacctgttttgttttttatttgggcAAATCTTGCCTCATCGCTATGGACAATCCGGGACAAAAAGCTAGCCGATGGGGATGaagctaaaaaaaaaataattgaaaataaaaatctataaaaaaaaaataatacaatatagctagtacatattttttgaaaatattataaccaaaaaaaaatgtgaaacTTTTGAATTCATCGTCCAAATAAACATCCTGTTTTTTATCCACACAATCAACAagagttttatttttatatatgacaaaaaataaaaatattaatattaaatataatttcatgttttatattaaagatttttacaaatttataaaattaaaatgttttaatatatatacatgtataCAACTTTTATACAACATGTGTATGGTATGCCCATAAAGACCCTTGcataatgcatataatttgGGTGCGCTTTTTATAAAAGTGTAGTACAAggtttaaatattttatatattcaataatgcacatatattttttttttaaaaaacatttgAATAAGCATACATCTTTTATGAAACtaatatctttattataacaaaaatcAACATTTgttctatatataaatatgcccAAATGCACACAATAAagccaaaaaaaattacgaaaaaaattattctatatacccctatttttatgaacaagacagaaaatataatgtatgtacatacattttttattctatttagtatacaaaatttttatatttttaaaaatatataaaaggaaaaagtaaaaaaataaaacggAATATCCTgttaaaatacaaaaaaattgttttatcattaatagtaaaaaaGCAGGTCGAGCATGTCTACATGGGTTTCCCCATTTTTCAAACTCACAAATCGTCTTCATTCAATTCCTTTTCT is part of the Plasmodium chabaudi chabaudi strain AS genome assembly, chromosome: 6 genome and encodes:
- a CDS encoding eukaryotic translation initiation factor 5A, putative, whose translation is MSDHETYDNIDAGASQTYPVQAGAIKKNGHVMLKEHPCKVVDYSTSKTGKHGHAKAHIVGIDIFTGKKYEDICPTSHNMDVPVVKRTELQLIDITEDGFVSLLFDNGDTKDDLSLPKDSEGNFDDVAKQIRNLFDSGKSVLVSVLSACGQEKIIAAKEMSS
- a CDS encoding sexual stage-specific protein G37, putative, giving the protein MKLYLILIFLFFVIYKNKTLVDCVDKKQDVYLDDEFKSFTFFFASSPSASFLSRIVHSDEARFAQIKNKTDIWNRTIDKAYSINQVSNSIMRVYISLLSLFLFPYFAYIGIFGYARNKANLTLSSLWAYFALLVSFFLFNGILNIGFVTSLPLVVAVLVFLWGSSDCEINFLHKYTRYIFCFIISKLLYDVVTYISGDGANIFDYGFSGYIYMNLLRGKYYIILKLIHLIVLSLISLMIIKMFPKIFSNTHLKSPISITFDKYIVSFLCSLPIATAISQVFYLVSKTINPIDPSIFFMIPSSINFSSISTIFSLSIWILVSYLMAFLRSQVEGDFNNILNKIPNSLPDFI